In Streptomyces liangshanensis, the DNA window CTCACAGGCGGCCGACCGCCGCCGACGACCGCCGGCACGTACCGGCATCACCCACGAGGAGAGCGTCATGGCGCAGCCCACCCCCGTACCTTCCCCGGTGCCCGGTCCCCGGCACCGCCTGGTCGAGGTCCCCGGCGGCCGGATCCACCTGGTGGAGCAGGGCACGGGCCCGCTGGTGCTGCTGCTCCACGGCTTCCCCGAGTCGTGGCGTGCGTGGAGCCACCAGCTCCCGGTCCTCGCCGCCGCGGGTCACCACGCGGTCGCCGTCGACCTGCGGGGGTACGGGCGGTCCTCGAAGCCCGCGGACGTCGCGTCGTACCGGATGCTGTGCCATGTGGCCGACAACGTCGCGGTCGTGCGGGCGCTGGGCGAGGAGACCGCGACCGTCGTGGGCCACGACTGGGGCTCCACGATCGCCGCGGCCTCCGCGCTCCTGCGGCCCGACGTGTTCACGGCCGTGGGCATGCTCGGTGTCCCCTACGCGCCGCCCGGGGGTCCCCGGCCGACGGACGCCTTCGCGGCGATCGGCGGGGACGAGGAGTTCTACGTCGGCTACTTCCAGGAGCCCGGGCGGGCCGAGGCGGAGATCGAGCCGGACGTGCGCGGCTGGCTGGCGGGCTTCTACGCCAGTCTGTCCGCCGACACGATGGCGCCCGCGGGGGCCGACAGCCCGTTCTTCGTGCCGGCCGGCCGGCGGATGTCCGACCGCTTCGTCGAGGGCGTCCTGCCCGCGTGGCTCACGGAGGCCGAACTCGACGAGTACGCCGGTGAGTTCGAACGTACGGGACTGACCGGCGCCCTCAACCGCTACCGGAACGCCGACCGGGACTGGGAGGATCTCGCCGCCTGGAACGGCGCGCCGATCACGCAGCGTTCGCTGTT includes these proteins:
- a CDS encoding alpha/beta fold hydrolase yields the protein MAQPTPVPSPVPGPRHRLVEVPGGRIHLVEQGTGPLVLLLHGFPESWRAWSHQLPVLAAAGHHAVAVDLRGYGRSSKPADVASYRMLCHVADNVAVVRALGEETATVVGHDWGSTIAAASALLRPDVFTAVGMLGVPYAPPGGPRPTDAFAAIGGDEEFYVGYFQEPGRAEAEIEPDVRGWLAGFYASLSADTMAPAGADSPFFVPAGRRMSDRFVEGVLPAWLTEAELDEYAGEFERTGLTGALNRYRNADRDWEDLAAWNGAPITQRSLFVGAERDASTTWLSAAIDAFPATLPGLTASHILKDCGHWIPRERAAEVNGILLDWLTPPSPRP